The Lachnospiraceae bacterium oral taxon 500 genome window below encodes:
- a CDS encoding bifunctional methylenetetrahydrofolate dehydrogenase/methenyltetrahydrofolate cyclohydrolase FolD, with translation MQIIDGKAVSEKILTELKAEVEQCLAAGIQPALAVVWVDDDPASAIYVRNKERACAKVGIRAETYHLPADSREDEVLALLERLDADPAIHAILLQLPVPEHLNSERLLAAISAEKDVDGFHPQNMGKLALQKAALSPCTPTGVMELLKHYQIPVAGQECVVVGRSNIVGKPMALLLLNAHGTVTICHSKTQNLKEICRRADILVAAVGKAKMITSDYIKPGAAVIDVGIHRLPDGKLCGDVDDSLGHAAYLTPVPGGVGPMTIAMLMKNCLTAARAQSAKNRADDR, from the coding sequence ATGCAGATTATAGATGGAAAAGCGGTTTCAGAAAAAATACTGACCGAGCTGAAAGCGGAGGTGGAGCAGTGCCTGGCCGCCGGGATTCAGCCGGCTTTGGCGGTGGTTTGGGTGGATGATGACCCGGCCAGCGCGATTTATGTCAGAAACAAGGAAAGAGCCTGCGCCAAGGTTGGGATTCGAGCGGAAACCTATCATTTGCCGGCGGACAGCCGGGAAGATGAGGTATTGGCACTGTTGGAGCGCCTAGATGCGGATCCGGCGATTCATGCGATTTTATTGCAGCTGCCGGTGCCGGAGCATTTAAATAGCGAGCGGCTGTTAGCGGCTATTTCAGCGGAGAAAGATGTGGATGGCTTTCATCCGCAGAATATGGGGAAATTGGCTTTGCAAAAAGCAGCGCTTTCCCCTTGTACGCCGACCGGGGTAATGGAACTTCTGAAGCATTATCAAATACCGGTCGCCGGTCAGGAATGTGTGGTCGTCGGGCGCAGCAATATTGTCGGCAAGCCAATGGCATTGTTGCTTCTAAATGCCCACGGCACGGTTACGATTTGCCATTCTAAAACTCAAAACTTAAAAGAGATTTGCCGGCGGGCGGATATCCTGGTGGCGGCGGTGGGAAAAGCCAAGATGATTACCAGCGACTATATTAAACCGGGGGCAGCAGTGATTGACGTAGGGATTCATCGTTTGCCGGACGGCAAGCTGTGCGGCGATGTGGATGACAGTCTTGGCCACGCGGCGTATTTGACGCCGGTGCCGGGCGGTGTTGGGCCGATGACGATTGCCATGCTGATGAAAAACTGTCTGACCGCAGCACGAGCGCAAAGCGCAAAAAATAGAGCGGATGATAGGTGA
- the rimO gene encoding 30S ribosomal protein S12 methylthiotransferase RimO, whose translation MYVESLGCDKNLVDTEVMLGRLSKKGCRIVLSPEEADIAIINTCSFIHDAKKESVDSILALAEEKKAGRLPKIIVTGCLSELYREQIRREIPEVDGVLGATNTDRIEELVESIMAGQSREIFDSPDYDAAVFLERISESGKYYGFLKIAEGCDNHCTYCIIPKLRGKFRSREMDSLVEETKYLAAQGKRELILVAQDVGKYGVDLYGRRALPELLEKLAAVEGIDWIRLLYVYPEDVTDELIAAIKKGYALPYLDMPLQHADDEILRKMARKSTAAQLRALVAKLRREIPDICLRTTFITGFPGESEENFANLLAFLQEMKFDRVGVFPYSKEENTPAARMKEQVPARLKKKRQKELMLAQQVITFAKNEELIGREFRVMIDAYLPQDGVYIGRTYRDAPEVDGYVFVESRRELLSGDMVRVRITAVNEYDLIGEEIDELSE comes from the coding sequence ATATATGTAGAATCACTGGGCTGTGATAAGAACTTGGTTGATACTGAGGTGATGCTGGGGCGGCTGAGCAAAAAGGGCTGCCGGATTGTGCTTTCGCCCGAGGAAGCGGATATTGCAATCATTAATACCTGCAGTTTTATTCACGACGCAAAAAAGGAAAGTGTCGACTCGATCTTGGCGTTGGCGGAAGAAAAAAAGGCCGGCCGCCTGCCTAAAATTATTGTCACCGGTTGTTTATCGGAACTTTACCGGGAGCAAATCCGCCGGGAGATTCCAGAGGTGGACGGGGTATTGGGTGCGACCAATACCGACCGGATTGAGGAACTGGTTGAGAGCATTATGGCCGGGCAGAGCCGGGAAATTTTTGACAGTCCCGACTATGACGCTGCGGTTTTTTTGGAAAGAATTTCGGAAAGCGGCAAATACTATGGCTTTTTAAAGATTGCCGAGGGCTGCGACAATCACTGCACCTATTGCATTATTCCCAAATTAAGAGGGAAGTTTCGCAGCCGGGAAATGGACAGTTTGGTGGAGGAAACCAAGTATTTAGCAGCGCAGGGCAAGCGGGAGCTGATTTTGGTGGCGCAGGACGTGGGCAAATACGGCGTGGATTTGTATGGCCGGCGGGCGCTGCCCGAACTGCTGGAAAAGCTGGCGGCGGTGGAGGGCATTGACTGGATTCGGCTGCTCTATGTTTACCCGGAAGACGTAACGGACGAGCTGATTGCCGCTATAAAAAAGGGCTATGCCCTGCCGTATTTGGATATGCCTTTGCAGCATGCCGACGATGAGATTTTAAGGAAAATGGCGCGTAAGTCAACAGCGGCTCAGCTGCGGGCACTCGTTGCCAAACTGCGCCGGGAAATTCCGGATATTTGTCTGCGAACTACTTTTATTACCGGTTTTCCGGGAGAAAGCGAAGAAAACTTTGCTAATTTACTGGCGTTTTTGCAGGAAATGAAGTTTGACCGGGTAGGGGTCTTCCCTTATTCCAAGGAAGAGAATACGCCGGCGGCTCGGATGAAGGAGCAGGTACCGGCCCGGCTCAAGAAAAAGCGGCAAAAGGAACTGATGCTGGCTCAACAGGTGATTACCTTTGCCAAAAACGAGGAGCTAATTGGCCGTGAGTTTCGGGTGATGATTGACGCATATTTGCCGCAGGATGGGGTTTATATCGGCCGCACTTACCGGGATGCGCCGGAGGTGGATGGTTATGTGTTTGTCGAAAGCAGACGGGAGCTTTTATCCGGCGATATGGTCAGGGTCAGGATTACCGCGGTCAATGAGTATGACTTGATAGGAGAAGAAATAGATGAACTTAGCGAATAA
- the pgsA gene encoding CDP-diacylglycerol--glycerol-3-phosphate 3-phosphatidyltransferase: MNLANKLTMFRIILIPFFLLALYLLPFPWGRYIGVGLFIVAALTDFADGYIARKYKMITNFGKFMDPLADKMLVGAALIYLTESQIVPAWATVVIISREFLISGFRLIAAEKGQVIAAGFWGKVKTAFTLVALPVLLLPLPLDHAFMPTVNLILIFFMVLLTVLSAADYLAKNKGVLKE, from the coding sequence ATGAACTTAGCGAATAAATTAACGATGTTTCGAATCATTCTGATTCCGTTTTTCCTGTTGGCTTTGTATTTGCTGCCCTTTCCCTGGGGGCGGTATATCGGCGTGGGTCTGTTTATTGTGGCGGCGCTGACCGATTTTGCCGATGGCTATATTGCTCGCAAATATAAGATGATTACTAATTTCGGTAAGTTCATGGATCCGCTGGCCGACAAGATGCTGGTCGGGGCGGCGCTGATTTATTTAACCGAAAGCCAGATTGTGCCGGCCTGGGCAACGGTGGTGATTATCAGCCGGGAATTTTTAATCAGCGGCTTTCGCCTGATTGCCGCAGAAAAGGGGCAGGTCATTGCCGCCGGATTTTGGGGCAAGGTCAAGACTGCTTTTACTTTGGTGGCATTGCCGGTCTTACTCCTGCCGCTGCCGCTGGATCACGCATTTATGCCGACCGTTAATTTGATTTTGATCTTTTTCATGGTGCTGCTGACAGTGCTTTCAGCCGCCGATTATCTGGCTAAGAATAAGGGGGTACTGAAGGAGTAA
- a CDS encoding nucleotide pyrophosphohydrolase, whose product MSGFNMSEMQEMQKALQDKYKHKWEPICPEIGQNKLLWMIGEIGEVIDIVKKNSGLKASTDEELRKDLIEEMADVLMYYNDVMLCYGITADELKQAYTEKFDKNMKRW is encoded by the coding sequence ATGTCTGGTTTTAATATGAGTGAGATGCAAGAAATGCAGAAAGCCTTGCAAGATAAATACAAACACAAATGGGAGCCCATTTGCCCTGAAATAGGACAAAACAAACTGCTTTGGATGATCGGAGAAATCGGAGAGGTTATTGATATTGTTAAGAAAAATAGCGGTTTAAAAGCCTCTACTGACGAAGAATTGAGAAAAGACCTCATCGAGGAAATGGCAGATGTTTTGATGTACTACAATGATGTAATGCTTTGCTATGGCATTACCGCAGATGAATTAAAGCAAGCTTATACAGAGAAGTTTGATAAAAATATGAAACGTTGGTAA
- a CDS encoding type II toxin-antitoxin system RelE/ParE family toxin — MKNPQAADHLLDEAERQINALAHFPEKFPLAKDPLLASWGICFAKVNNYLAFYIISEERICIIRFLYIKSNWSAILKGDFSRG, encoded by the coding sequence CTGAAAAATCCTCAGGCCGCCGACCATTTGCTGGACGAAGCGGAGCGCCAAATCAATGCCTTGGCGCATTTTCCAGAAAAGTTCCCCTTGGCTAAAGATCCTCTGCTTGCCTCTTGGGGAATCTGTTTTGCTAAAGTAAATAATTACCTTGCTTTTTATATTATTTCCGAAGAGCGGATTTGTATCATCAGGTTTTTATATATCAAAAGCAATTGGAGTGCTATCCTGAAAGGTGATTTTTCGAGAGGATAG
- a CDS encoding glycosyl transferase: MNFGKQGRKKQKEQLHSKAKKTTNLINSVVLKVIVFAVVIVGVLGGAAAIGVYKAIIDKAPSIDNILETVVPVGYASIIYDQNGNEIQKLSAANANRIYLEYEQIPQCMIDAVVAVEDERFWRHNGFDMYAFMRAIVANIKSRSFSEGGSTLTQQVVKMNVLKDPGKKIERKLQEQYLAVQLEKKLAEDGRGKEYAKKKILELYLNSAPFGKNSNGVQTAAQTYFNKNAWELTIAEAACIAGVANAPSRYDPISKPENNRERQQRILKKMLEQKYITQAEYDQAINEDVYGNIRSINQQLAGNMSNYTYFVDEVILRLAEDLQIQKNYTEAQAYRLIHSGGLSIYVTQDLSIQKKLDDVYADDKNFFPNGNHNEVKLMYSLSTKRGEEVTHHYKEGEFKDKAAAEAFIVQYKQELGFAESEILAEKAVYVPQPQSAMVIMDYHTGEVKALTGGRGDKSGNLTFNRATQAQRQPGSTFKPVAAYAAALDAKGYTLATTINDAPVAIKLPNGQSYTPKNWNKVYKGLTTVREAIAQSMNIIAVRTIADITPELGFEYLKKLGFSKLQAEGDAVYAMPLGGIRTGVTPLEMTAAYGAIANKGVYIEPIFYTKVLDDKGNVLIDKTPESHQAIKETTAFLLTDAMLDVVRKGTGTTAAVKGMTISGKTGTTQDSNDLWFVGYSPYYAAAIWLGYDQPKSMNHISQSTHNLIWAKVMAAVHEGLPNKSFEVPAGIVRRPVCAESGLMPVEDLCNLDERGSTVIEEYFAVGTEPTEPCDVHKAVEICSVSGLFATEFCPPELVQKKVMIQRREKDMPSGWDPSVPLPVADAAYEIPFSMIGEYCTVHGPHTNEQPDNGFFDPDSSGDNNRNNERNHSEPNPKEPNSSETNPNTSGQEKPKNPKPDSGFFD; this comes from the coding sequence ATGAACTTTGGGAAACAGGGAAGAAAAAAACAAAAAGAGCAGCTTCATTCAAAAGCGAAAAAAACGACCAATTTAATTAATTCCGTGGTTTTGAAGGTAATTGTTTTTGCGGTGGTTATTGTCGGCGTGCTGGGCGGCGCGGCGGCAATCGGTGTTTATAAGGCAATCATTGATAAAGCGCCGAGTATTGACAATATTTTGGAAACGGTGGTGCCGGTTGGCTATGCCTCGATTATTTATGATCAGAACGGCAATGAAATTCAAAAGCTGTCGGCGGCCAATGCCAATCGGATTTATCTGGAATATGAACAGATTCCGCAATGCATGATTGATGCCGTGGTAGCGGTTGAGGATGAAAGATTCTGGCGGCATAACGGCTTTGATATGTATGCCTTTATGCGGGCAATCGTAGCCAATATCAAGAGCCGAAGCTTTTCTGAGGGCGGTTCGACCCTGACGCAGCAGGTCGTTAAGATGAATGTCTTAAAAGACCCGGGTAAAAAAATTGAGCGTAAACTGCAGGAGCAGTATTTGGCGGTGCAGCTGGAAAAAAAGTTAGCCGAGGACGGCCGGGGCAAGGAATATGCCAAGAAGAAGATTTTGGAACTGTATTTAAATTCCGCGCCTTTCGGCAAGAACAGCAACGGTGTGCAGACTGCGGCGCAGACGTATTTTAACAAAAACGCCTGGGAACTGACCATTGCGGAAGCGGCTTGTATTGCCGGCGTCGCGAATGCACCCAGCCGGTACGATCCGATCAGCAAGCCGGAAAACAACCGGGAGCGGCAGCAGCGGATTTTAAAGAAAATGCTGGAGCAAAAATATATTACTCAGGCCGAGTATGATCAGGCCATCAATGAGGACGTGTACGGCAATATCCGCAGCATTAATCAGCAGCTGGCCGGTAATATGTCCAATTACACCTATTTTGTGGACGAGGTCATCCTGCGGCTGGCCGAGGACTTGCAAATTCAAAAAAATTATACCGAAGCGCAGGCCTATCGCTTGATTCACAGCGGCGGATTAAGCATTTATGTAACGCAGGACCTCAGCATTCAAAAAAAGCTGGACGATGTTTATGCCGACGATAAGAACTTTTTCCCGAACGGCAATCACAACGAAGTCAAGTTGATGTATTCGCTCTCGACCAAACGAGGGGAGGAAGTAACCCATCACTATAAAGAAGGGGAGTTTAAGGATAAAGCCGCGGCCGAAGCCTTTATTGTCCAATATAAGCAGGAACTGGGCTTTGCCGAAAGTGAGATTTTAGCGGAAAAAGCGGTTTATGTGCCGCAGCCGCAGTCGGCCATGGTGATTATGGATTATCATACCGGCGAGGTCAAGGCGCTGACCGGCGGCCGGGGAGATAAGTCCGGCAACCTGACCTTTAACCGGGCAACGCAGGCGCAGCGTCAGCCGGGCTCGACTTTTAAACCGGTAGCTGCCTATGCGGCTGCTTTGGATGCCAAGGGCTATACGCTGGCAACGACGATCAACGATGCGCCGGTGGCGATTAAGCTGCCGAATGGTCAAAGCTATACGCCGAAGAACTGGAACAAAGTATATAAAGGCCTGACTACCGTGCGGGAAGCAATTGCCCAGTCGATGAACATCATTGCGGTTCGGACGATTGCCGATATTACGCCGGAGCTGGGTTTTGAATATTTGAAAAAACTGGGCTTCAGTAAGCTGCAGGCCGAAGGCGATGCGGTTTACGCCATGCCGCTGGGCGGTATCCGGACGGGTGTGACACCGCTGGAAATGACGGCTGCCTACGGGGCGATTGCCAATAAAGGCGTGTATATTGAACCGATTTTTTATACCAAAGTGTTAGATGATAAGGGAAATGTGCTGATTGACAAAACGCCGGAAAGCCATCAGGCAATTAAGGAAACAACCGCTTTCCTGCTGACAGATGCAATGCTGGATGTTGTCCGCAAGGGAACCGGTACGACGGCAGCGGTCAAGGGCATGACCATCTCCGGTAAGACCGGAACTACGCAGGACTCGAATGACCTGTGGTTTGTCGGATATAGCCCCTATTATGCAGCGGCGATTTGGCTGGGCTATGACCAGCCAAAGAGTATGAACCATATTTCGCAGAGCACGCATAATTTGATTTGGGCCAAAGTAATGGCGGCGGTACATGAAGGACTGCCAAATAAGAGCTTTGAAGTGCCGGCCGGTATTGTTCGCCGCCCGGTTTGCGCCGAGTCGGGTTTGATGCCGGTCGAGGACCTTTGCAATTTGGACGAGCGGGGCTCGACGGTGATTGAGGAATATTTTGCGGTCGGAACGGAACCGACCGAGCCGTGTGACGTACATAAGGCGGTGGAAATTTGTAGCGTATCGGGACTTTTTGCTACCGAGTTTTGTCCGCCGGAACTGGTTCAGAAAAAGGTGATGATTCAAAGACGGGAAAAGGATATGCCCAGTGGTTGGGATCCGTCGGTGCCGCTGCCGGTAGCCGATGCCGCTTATGAAATTCCGTTTTCCATGATTGGTGAATACTGTACGGTGCATGGTCCGCATACCAATGAGCAGCCGGATAACGGCTTTTTTGACCCGGATTCTTCCGGTGATAACAACAGAAATAACGAGAGAAATCATTCGGAGCCGAATCCAAAGGAGCCCAATTCCTCGGAAACCAATCCGAATACATCCGGTCAGGAGAAACCGAAAAATCCAAAACCGGACAGCGGATTTTTTGATTAA
- a CDS encoding glutamine synthetase type III, with product MQNHLKVTDFFGQNVFDDLTMRRRLPKDVYKKLKKMIDNGEELDAGVANVVASAIKDWAIEKGATHYCHWFQPMTGRTAEKHESFIEPFIGGGISMEFSGKQLIKGEPDASSFPNGGLRATFEARGYTAWDATSPAFIKDKTLYIPTAFCSYWGEALDEKTPLLRSMQAVSRECLRVLRAIGDNETEKVTPSVGAEQEYFLIDKRLYQKRKDLILTGRTLFGANPPKGQEMEDHYFGSIKENIAAFMKELDIELWKMGVYAKIKHNEVAPAQHEIVPVFSVANIAADHNQLVMDTLVKVANHHGLVCLLHPKPFEGVNGSGKHCNWSLGTERRNLLEPGETPHQNTKFLLILSAVMAAVDEYAPLLRASISSAANDRRLGGHEAPPAIISIYLGDQLSDIIRQILEGDLRASKVKDVLELHVDSIPTIFQDVTDRNRTSPFAFTGNKFEFRMCSSSASIAGPNITLNTIVAEHLRRIADRLEKAEDVAAELKAVITENIREHQRIIFDGDGYSKEWTEEAKRRGLPVLRTSVDAFLEMCRPEFIEVFDRNGVMSPKETLARAEIMLEDYCKVINIEAKTMIEMARKEILPACYVYARQVAENLRRLADFTPEEFLAEEKNNLLRILRYCGETQKHTAGVEANLAKAYNIKETGDRALYFRDTILPEMEEIRLDCDALEELVEEKQWPFPTYFDLLFRI from the coding sequence ATGCAGAATCACTTAAAGGTAACAGATTTTTTCGGTCAAAATGTGTTTGACGATTTGACCATGCGGCGGCGGCTGCCCAAGGATGTTTATAAAAAACTGAAAAAAATGATCGATAACGGCGAGGAGCTGGACGCGGGCGTGGCCAATGTAGTCGCCAGCGCCATTAAAGACTGGGCGATTGAAAAGGGGGCGACCCATTACTGTCATTGGTTTCAGCCGATGACGGGCCGGACGGCGGAAAAGCATGAGTCCTTTATTGAACCCTTTATCGGCGGCGGGATTTCGATGGAGTTTTCCGGCAAACAGCTGATTAAGGGCGAACCGGATGCTTCCTCCTTTCCCAACGGCGGCCTTAGAGCGACGTTTGAGGCCAGGGGCTATACGGCCTGGGACGCGACCAGTCCGGCCTTTATCAAGGATAAAACACTGTATATTCCAACCGCCTTTTGCTCCTACTGGGGCGAAGCGCTCGATGAAAAAACTCCGCTGCTGCGCTCCATGCAGGCAGTCAGTCGGGAGTGTCTGCGGGTGCTGCGGGCGATTGGCGATAACGAAACCGAAAAAGTCACCCCTTCGGTCGGGGCCGAGCAGGAATACTTTTTAATTGATAAGCGCCTGTACCAAAAGCGCAAGGATTTGATTTTGACCGGCCGGACGCTGTTTGGGGCCAATCCGCCCAAGGGGCAGGAAATGGAAGACCATTATTTCGGCAGCATTAAGGAAAATATTGCTGCGTTTATGAAAGAGTTGGACATTGAGCTGTGGAAAATGGGCGTGTATGCCAAGATCAAGCACAATGAGGTTGCTCCGGCTCAGCATGAGATCGTGCCGGTTTTTTCGGTGGCCAATATTGCAGCTGACCATAATCAGCTGGTAATGGACACTTTGGTTAAGGTGGCCAATCATCATGGCCTGGTCTGCCTTTTGCATCCGAAACCATTTGAAGGGGTTAATGGCTCGGGCAAGCACTGCAACTGGTCGCTGGGCACGGAAAGACGGAATCTTTTGGAGCCGGGCGAAACGCCGCATCAAAACACCAAGTTCCTTTTGATTTTATCGGCGGTGATGGCGGCTGTTGACGAATATGCGCCGCTCCTGAGGGCATCGATTTCCAGTGCTGCCAACGACCGGCGGCTGGGCGGGCATGAAGCGCCGCCGGCGATTATTTCCATTTATTTGGGCGATCAGCTGTCCGATATTATCCGCCAGATTTTAGAGGGTGATTTGCGGGCGTCAAAGGTGAAAGATGTGCTGGAGCTGCATGTGGATAGTATTCCCACGATTTTTCAGGACGTGACCGACCGCAACCGCACTTCGCCGTTTGCCTTTACCGGCAATAAGTTTGAGTTTCGGATGTGCTCGTCATCGGCTTCGATTGCCGGGCCTAACATTACACTCAATACCATTGTCGCCGAACATTTGCGGCGGATTGCCGATCGGCTGGAAAAAGCGGAGGATGTGGCGGCCGAGCTGAAAGCAGTCATTACCGAGAACATCCGTGAACATCAGCGTATTATTTTTGACGGCGACGGTTATTCCAAAGAGTGGACGGAAGAAGCGAAACGGCGCGGTCTGCCGGTGCTGCGGACGTCGGTTGATGCTTTTCTGGAAATGTGCCGGCCGGAATTCATTGAAGTGTTTGACCGCAACGGCGTGATGTCGCCTAAGGAAACGCTGGCCAGAGCGGAAATTATGCTGGAGGATTACTGCAAGGTCATCAATATTGAGGCCAAGACGATGATTGAAATGGCGCGCAAGGAGATTTTGCCGGCCTGTTATGTTTATGCCCGGCAGGTAGCGGAAAATCTGCGGCGTTTAGCGGACTTTACGCCGGAAGAGTTTTTGGCGGAGGAAAAAAATAATTTGCTGCGCATCCTGCGTTACTGCGGTGAAACGCAAAAGCATACGGCCGGGGTCGAGGCCAATCTGGCCAAAGCCTACAATATCAAGGAAACCGGTGACCGGGCGCTTTATTTTCGGGATACCATTCTGCCGGAAATGGAAGAAATCCGTTTGGACTGCGATGCCCTGGAGGAATTGGTTGAGGAGAAGCAGTGGCCATTTCCGACATATTTTGATTTATTGTTCCGGATATAA
- a CDS encoding YigZ family protein: MQNYYTLAKETSVEIEIKKSKFIGYLKGTASEAEAVEYIAAIKKQHREATHHCSAFRIAGAIALERYDDDGEPSKTAGLPMLSVLQGRELWNVTAVVVRYFGGTLLGTGGLTRAYSEAVRESLADNPPVYRQLFAVLALECPYNWNDKVSYELERQSISTGQIDYSDKVEYELFVEKEKAADFIRRFQELTEAQARITQIGEQYGYYFAGKLITG; encoded by the coding sequence ATGCAAAATTATTATACTCTGGCCAAGGAAACCAGCGTGGAAATAGAAATCAAAAAATCCAAATTTATTGGCTATCTCAAGGGAACGGCCAGTGAAGCAGAGGCTGTGGAATATATTGCCGCCATTAAAAAACAGCACCGGGAAGCAACCCATCACTGCTCGGCCTTTCGGATTGCCGGAGCGATTGCTTTGGAGCGCTATGATGATGACGGCGAACCGTCCAAAACAGCGGGGCTGCCGATGCTTAGTGTTTTGCAGGGGCGGGAGCTGTGGAATGTGACGGCGGTAGTGGTTCGCTATTTCGGTGGTACGCTTTTGGGGACGGGTGGTCTGACTAGGGCGTATTCCGAAGCGGTGCGGGAGAGCTTGGCTGATAATCCGCCGGTGTACCGGCAGCTTTTTGCTGTTTTGGCGCTGGAATGCCCCTATAACTGGAACGATAAGGTCAGCTATGAACTGGAGCGGCAGAGCATTTCCACCGGGCAAATTGATTACAGTGATAAGGTGGAGTATGAGTTATTTGTGGAAAAAGAGAAAGCTGCCGACTTTATCCGCCGGTTTCAGGAACTGACCGAGGCGCAGGCCCGGATTACCCAAATTGGCGAGCAGTATGGCTATTATTTTGCCGGGAAATTGATTACCGGCTGA